The Zingiber officinale cultivar Zhangliang chromosome 9A, Zo_v1.1, whole genome shotgun sequence genome window below encodes:
- the LOC122019700 gene encoding peroxiredoxin-2E-1, chloroplastic-like: MSASLSVAKIVALPSSLPRLLQPAARFHRVLSATNLPLRLHTRRSPLFTRFFASSVSATAAATTISVGDQLPDATLSYFDSDGELQTVTVSDLTKGKKAILFAVPGAFTPTCSQKHLPGFVEKAGELRAKGVDTIACISVNDAFVMRAWKKDLNIRDEVLLLSDGNGEFTRALGVELDLSDKPVGLGVRSRRYALLAEDGVVKVLNLDEGGSFTISGPEDLLKVL, from the coding sequence ATGTCTGCTTCCCTCTCCGTCGCCAAGATCGTCGCTCTCCCTTCCTCTTTGCCCCGCCTCCTCCAGCCTGCCGCCCGCTTCCACCGCGTCCTTTCCGCTACCAACCTACCGCTCCGACTGCATACTCGTCGGTCTCCCCTCTTCACCCGATTCTTCGCCTCTTCCGTCTCCGCCACCGCCGCCGCGACCACCATCTCCGTCGGCGACCAGCTTCCCGACGCCACACTTTCCTACTTCGACTCCGACGGGGAGCTCCAGACCGTCACCGTGTCTGATCTCACCAAGGGCAAGAAGGCCATCCTCTTCGCCGTCCCGGGGGCCTTTACCCCAACGTGTTCCCAGAAGCACCTCCCCGGATTCGTGGAAAAGGCCGGGGAGCTGCGCGCCAAGGGCGTCGACACCATCGCCTGCATATCGGTCAACGACGCGTTCGTGATGCGTGCCTGGAAGAAGGACCTTAACATTAGGGACGAGGTTTTGCTTCTCTCCGATGGCAACGGGGAGTTCACCCGGGCTCTCGGAGTGGAGCTCGATTTGTCTGATAAGCCCGTGGGCCTTGGCGTCCGATCCCGGCGCTATGCATTGCTGGCGGAGGATGGGGTTGTCAAGGTGCTCAATTTGGATGAAGGAGGTTCCTTTACCATCAGCGGCCCCGAGGACTTGCTCAAGGTCCTATAA